GGGAGATGCCAGATCCACGAGCTCCAGCCGCCGGAGTCGAGGTAGACCACGAACGCGAGCACTCCGGTAGCTAGGTTGAGAAAAAATGACACTCCATGCAGCAGTTTTCCGCTGCGCTAGCATGTGCTGGCATGCTCTCCGCCTCCGACCACCCAGTTTTTCTCACTCGCCGAAACATCGAGAGGATGAGAGAGATTAAGTAACCAGAAGTTGGAAGGAGAGAGACGTCTGGAAGGAACGCATTTACTATCCGTGGGACCCTGCTGGCCTGCATGAGCTCCACAATTCACATGCACACATCTAGTCAAGGACGGCAACAAACGTCTGTTCCCTCGCCCTAAACGGCGCTCCTGTTAATTATTGCAGGTCAGATGTGGGCCACATGCCAGTAGAAGGAAGACCCCCGTCTGAAAATAGGACCCTAATACAACAAGCAGCGAGAATCGCAAGAACATTGATCGGCTCAGATATTGGGATTAGATGTGCTCGGGAGCCAAATGAGATTTCCCTGTTTGAAACAATTCTACTGAAATCTGGAGCAGTCCAAAGCCTACCCTCAATCCGATAAGGACCAAGCAGGAGCATATCCTATATGTGAAGGTCGACCATGTTACTGGATTGGTGGATCTAGTTTGTTAAATTTACTCGATGACTAGGGCTCCGAGGCACTAGTCCTTAAGGGCGCGTGTATGAAGACTTCTCAGCTATAATCGACAAGTTCAGGCCAGCTCCGACAAGCAGCGCGTGAGCGGCTCGTTCTGGCGGTAGTGGTTGCTTGATGGTCCAAAAACGTCTatgtaattattattatttttgggatGCTTTGTACTTTTGGTGAGCTACTTTTAAAAAAGACTCTGAATTCAATTGACTGTGATAGACCTTCATAAACGTTTCCCATTAATGTTCAAAGTATGGTTGGTTGAATGGTGGAAACTTATGTCTACTCGTATATTTGTAGTAGTTAGTCCAAATAGATGTTGGTTTATCAAGGTTCCATGAAAACATGATGCATACACTGCACTAGGATCATTTTATATCTTCTATAGCCAATTCATCATGAGCTAGCACACCATAAAGACTTGGTAAAAAAGTACAAATACAAAGACACACATATGTGCAATATCTATTAAGCAGTGACAACGATCTTCATGCCTTGCTGGCAGTGACCCGGAAGGCTGCAGATGAAGAATGCTTTGCCTCCGCGGGCGAGCTGGATGTGGTCATTGCCGGAGGTGTAGGTCCTCGACGGGCCCGAGACCCTGCATGAGTTATAGTCGCCTTTTCCCACCTGCACCACGTTGTGCATACTCGGGTTGTACTTGAACACTGCATGCATTAGTTAAAACAAGAATACAGATCAGAACACAGTATATACATCGAGAACAACCAATCACTTGATCTTTAGAGTTCTCACCAAGCACGTCGCCGGATTGGATGTGCTTGCCACGCTCCCATCCGGAGACGCGGAAGCTCCATCCCTTGTTGTCACCAACGGTCCACTCCTTGGCATGGACGACGGTGGTTGCGTAGCAAACGGCTAGAAGCAGCACCAAAAGGGTGGGTACCATGGTTCCCTGTGCCATCGATGGTGTTGCTCTTGACTTCTTGTTGCTACCGAAGATCACAAGAACTAAAAAAGAAATGGTGGTCGATTCCTCAAGCGATGGCTTGCGTTCAATCTCcttctcatatgatatatataggcGGTCAGCTAAAATCATTGTTTTAATGTGCTCAAATAATGAGAATCTTGCCTTAAATGAGACAAATCAACAATTGTGATATGCAACATTAGGTAGTATATGCTACCAAATCCTCCAACTTATATAATCTGATCTTGGATAAATGGAAATGAACGAGGGTGCATTTATTTCCTACTTTCAAGATTTAGTAAATATTTCTTTTTCCTGGATGCATTAGTTGTATATCAGATATTTATATATACTAGTATTAGATGATATAATTGTAATAAGAAAATTTTAAAATACAAAATTATTTTTTATAAGGAGAAGTCCCTAATATTGAATTTTCAACCATAGCTGCTAAAGCGATTGGAGGCCATGATTTGTTATTGTTTAGTCTCAAATAATTTGAAAT
Above is a window of Triticum dicoccoides isolate Atlit2015 ecotype Zavitan chromosome 5B, WEW_v2.0, whole genome shotgun sequence DNA encoding:
- the LOC119306541 gene encoding basic blue protein-like, giving the protein MAQGTMVPTLLVLLLAVCYATTVVHAKEWTVGDNKGWSFRVSGWERGKHIQSGDVLVFKYNPSMHNVVQVGKGDYNSCRVSGPSRTYTSGNDHIQLARGGKAFFICSLPGHCQQGMKIVVTA